Proteins encoded together in one Planctopirus ephydatiae window:
- a CDS encoding ThuA domain-containing protein, translating to MNLTLRSRTPIPVKEPTSRAESFPATGNHYLTNQRALWDPQKTALVICDMWDQHTCPNASKRVAEMAPRVNEVVQKLRSQGVLIIHAPSDTMKFYEGHPARRLAQTAPVAKPETPLKRWAGLDSSKEPPLPIDDSDGGCDCETNWKKGMPYPWTRQIASIEIAEGDAISDSAEIYNLLKARGIENVLVTGVHTNMCVLGRPFAIRQLVNQKFHVALIRDLTDTMYNPAKAPFVSHFTGTDLVVEHIEKYWCPTITSDQLVGGQAFRFQDDQRPHIVMLIGEPEYQTATTLPAFAISHLGKDFRVTILNIDEKSQNHFPGIEAVGEADILLLSVRRHPLIPNDLQIIRNYLSAGKPVIGIRTASHAFSLRNKPAPEGTVDWPLLDPEVFGGHYTNHYGAELKTTATIVAEQAHHPILNGLPMNSFRTGGSLYQVLPLEEKTTILVWGRAETIEQPQPVAWLFQRADGGTSFYTSLGHIDDFRGSEFPKLLTQAIQSLVPKKS from the coding sequence ATGAACTTGACGTTACGCAGCCGCACTCCGATTCCAGTCAAGGAGCCCACAAGTCGCGCTGAGAGCTTTCCTGCTACGGGCAATCACTATCTGACCAATCAGCGGGCTCTTTGGGATCCTCAGAAAACCGCACTCGTCATTTGTGATATGTGGGATCAGCACACTTGCCCGAATGCGTCCAAAAGGGTGGCAGAAATGGCACCGCGAGTGAACGAGGTGGTGCAAAAACTGAGATCACAAGGTGTCCTGATCATCCATGCCCCCAGTGATACTATGAAGTTTTACGAAGGGCATCCCGCCCGGCGACTGGCGCAAACAGCGCCTGTGGCGAAACCCGAGACTCCACTCAAGCGCTGGGCAGGGCTGGATTCATCGAAAGAACCACCTCTTCCCATTGATGATTCCGATGGTGGCTGCGACTGCGAAACCAATTGGAAGAAAGGCATGCCCTATCCGTGGACGCGGCAGATCGCCTCGATTGAGATCGCCGAAGGAGATGCTATTTCTGATTCAGCTGAGATCTACAATCTGCTGAAGGCCAGAGGCATTGAGAACGTGCTGGTCACGGGCGTGCATACGAACATGTGCGTACTGGGCCGCCCTTTTGCCATTCGCCAGCTTGTCAATCAGAAGTTCCATGTCGCACTGATTCGCGACTTGACCGACACCATGTACAACCCGGCGAAGGCACCCTTTGTGAGTCACTTCACGGGGACAGATCTCGTTGTCGAGCACATCGAAAAATATTGGTGCCCCACGATCACCAGCGATCAACTCGTGGGTGGTCAGGCATTTCGCTTCCAGGACGATCAACGCCCACACATCGTGATGCTCATCGGCGAACCTGAGTATCAGACAGCGACCACTCTACCAGCCTTTGCAATCAGCCATCTGGGAAAAGATTTTCGTGTCACGATTCTGAACATCGACGAGAAATCACAAAATCATTTCCCGGGAATTGAAGCTGTTGGTGAAGCCGACATTCTCTTGCTGAGCGTGCGCAGACATCCCTTGATTCCTAACGATCTGCAGATCATTCGCAACTATCTCTCGGCGGGGAAACCTGTGATTGGTATTCGGACAGCCAGCCATGCCTTCTCATTACGCAATAAACCTGCACCGGAGGGAACTGTCGACTGGCCCTTGCTCGACCCCGAAGTCTTCGGCGGCCACTACACCAATCACTATGGTGCCGAACTCAAAACCACTGCCACCATCGTCGCTGAGCAGGCCCATCACCCCATCCTGAATGGGCTGCCGATGAACAGCTTTCGCACAGGTGGCAGCCTCTATCAGGTTCTACCGCTGGAAGAAAAAACGACGATTCTTGTGTGGGGCAGGGCAGAAACGATCGAACAACCCCAACCTGTGGCCTGGCTTTTTCAGCGTGCCGATGGCGGCACCTCGTTCTACACGTCACTCGGACATATTGATGACTTTCGCGGAAGTGAATTCCCGAAACTGCTGACACAGGCCATTCAATCTCTCGTGCCGAAGAAATCCTGA
- a CDS encoding penicillin-binding protein activator LpoB, with amino-acid sequence MRRRTFLHTGWVAMTSFAAAQLGCRNKQVAHILSEDDKDMVGSHTAGAETWEPLIQTSVGQLLGRQEIVLPTSGGDMAFPLRKKICFAGVENKSSEEIGDFKAQIYQKIDSCINSSESFEVINQRYVEAGLRQCGLRPDDLFVPSSRRTFVATMEKLEQPFDYLLFATITSGTTRSNEKNYQRDYLLTLELVNLDNGTADKESAEIRKGYHKSQLGKLKNYG; translated from the coding sequence ATGAGACGTCGTACGTTTCTTCATACCGGTTGGGTGGCCATGACGTCGTTCGCAGCCGCGCAGCTTGGATGCCGAAACAAGCAGGTGGCACATATCCTTTCTGAAGACGACAAAGACATGGTGGGCAGCCATACGGCTGGCGCAGAGACGTGGGAACCCCTGATCCAGACCTCCGTCGGCCAGCTCCTTGGCAGGCAGGAAATTGTGCTTCCCACCAGTGGTGGCGATATGGCCTTTCCTCTGCGAAAGAAAATCTGCTTCGCGGGAGTCGAGAACAAAAGCTCCGAAGAAATTGGTGATTTCAAAGCCCAGATCTATCAGAAGATCGATTCGTGCATCAACTCTTCAGAGAGTTTTGAAGTCATCAATCAGAGATACGTCGAAGCAGGACTCCGGCAGTGCGGACTTCGCCCCGATGATCTGTTTGTGCCCAGCAGTCGTCGCACGTTCGTCGCCACGATGGAAAAGCTGGAACAACCATTCGACTATCTACTTTTTGCAACCATTACCTCAGGCACCACACGCAGCAACGAGAAGAACTATCAACGCGACTATCTGTTAACGCTTGAGCTTGTCAACCTCGATAACGGAACTGCTGATAAAGAATCGGCTGAGATCCGCAAAGGATATCATAAATCGCAACTGGGCAAGCTGAAGAACTATGGTTGA
- a CDS encoding COG3014 family protein, giving the protein MSWLLLKERYRILATVFIPGAMLWLASGCASHSARAMAIRESFYANNLPVAMEEIDRHKDRRLRNNDVKQLDRAIIELAQGDPQSAERLLRTVRDRFDHYEQISLADEVGNLLADSNARAYAGEDYEKVLIRTFLALSSLMHSGEDAGAYALQTIEKQQQIIDRIKSRDQEQEAEILAYKQVAIGPYIRAMLAEESPLTLDEAAQARIQVANWAPDFRDAKSDLQRAQFESPHRPGEGTLYLFAMVGRGPIKEEVAEIATQASLLIADRIISNNSNRGLPPTLAPVKVPKVRTFTPSIQAVELVVDGQRSAETATLLDIGEMAQRQADAHFPRVIAEAVARRVIKKGVIYAAKEGVDASPWSAASVGLSALGVAWEATETADTRCWSLLPDQIQVARVSLPVGEHEVQLRGVRGTLKYPGSSAQKVTIRQGRHTYLMGFFPDEQLVGQLIVSEGPDSRSED; this is encoded by the coding sequence ATGAGCTGGCTGTTGCTGAAAGAGCGATATCGCATTCTTGCGACGGTTTTCATACCGGGGGCTATGCTGTGGCTGGCTTCAGGCTGTGCTTCGCACTCTGCCCGAGCAATGGCCATTCGAGAATCGTTCTACGCCAACAATCTGCCAGTCGCTATGGAAGAAATCGACCGGCACAAAGATCGGCGTTTGCGGAATAACGATGTCAAACAGCTCGATCGAGCGATCATCGAACTGGCGCAAGGCGATCCCCAGTCGGCCGAGCGACTTCTGCGAACAGTACGGGATCGATTTGATCATTACGAACAGATTTCATTAGCCGACGAAGTCGGCAATCTGCTGGCGGACAGCAATGCTCGTGCCTATGCCGGTGAAGACTACGAGAAGGTTCTGATCCGTACTTTTCTCGCTCTCAGCAGTCTGATGCATAGTGGTGAAGATGCCGGGGCGTATGCCCTGCAAACCATCGAAAAGCAGCAGCAGATCATTGATCGGATCAAGTCCCGCGATCAGGAACAGGAAGCTGAGATTCTGGCCTATAAGCAAGTCGCCATCGGTCCTTACATTCGCGCGATGCTGGCTGAAGAATCTCCGCTCACACTGGATGAAGCGGCTCAGGCACGAATTCAGGTCGCTAACTGGGCACCCGATTTTCGCGATGCCAAGAGCGATCTTCAGCGGGCACAATTCGAATCGCCGCATCGCCCTGGCGAAGGAACTTTGTATCTTTTTGCCATGGTTGGTCGCGGCCCCATCAAGGAAGAAGTCGCTGAGATTGCTACTCAGGCCTCACTACTGATTGCTGACCGCATCATTTCGAATAACTCGAACCGAGGTTTGCCACCCACTTTAGCGCCGGTCAAAGTTCCTAAAGTGCGAACTTTTACACCGTCGATCCAAGCTGTCGAACTGGTGGTCGATGGCCAGCGTTCTGCTGAAACAGCAACACTCCTTGATATTGGCGAGATGGCCCAGCGTCAGGCAGATGCCCATTTCCCGCGTGTGATTGCTGAAGCCGTTGCCCGTCGAGTGATCAAGAAGGGTGTGATCTACGCCGCTAAAGAAGGTGTCGATGCTTCCCCCTGGTCGGCAGCCAGCGTGGGGCTGTCCGCATTGGGAGTGGCCTGGGAAGCGACGGAAACTGCTGATACCCGCTGCTGGTCGCTGCTGCCGGATCAGATTCAAGTGGCCCGAGTCTCACTACCTGTCGGCGAACATGAGGTGCAGCTCCGGGGAGTCAGGGGTACCCTGAAGTATCCCGGGTCTTCCGCCCAGAAAGTGACCATTCGACAGGGGCGCCACACTTACCTGATGGGTTTTTTCCCGGATGAGCAACTCGTCGGCCAGCTCATCGTCAGTGAAGGCCCGGATTCTCGCAGTGAAGATTAG
- a CDS encoding AraC family transcriptional regulator — MARTSHAKNLRNELLRDVPGLAAAEMLFDALGDVLFCVKDVERRYVAANSAFVRAAGLRTLSELLGKTAQSLFPSALAAGYEQQDDAVLSTGMPVHNRLEMVTRTDGAIGWFVSQKIPVSDISGKIVALAGISRDLATPADQGQSLNPMAEALDALTNDFAEPLRVMELAAKSGLSVSQFERKIREMSGLSPRQLLTKARIEAAAIALRQSAIPLRDLAIECGFYDQASFSRQFREATGTSPGEYRKAFQREGQAQGEKRL; from the coding sequence ATGGCAAGAACCTCTCACGCAAAAAATCTGCGGAATGAACTTTTGCGGGATGTTCCCGGATTAGCTGCCGCCGAAATGCTCTTTGATGCGCTGGGAGATGTGCTCTTCTGCGTGAAAGATGTGGAGAGGCGTTATGTGGCTGCAAATTCGGCTTTTGTTCGAGCGGCCGGATTGAGGACTTTGAGCGAGTTGTTAGGAAAGACGGCCCAAAGTCTCTTTCCATCAGCTCTGGCCGCTGGCTATGAACAACAGGATGACGCAGTACTGTCCACCGGGATGCCAGTCCATAACCGCCTGGAAATGGTAACGCGGACGGATGGTGCGATTGGCTGGTTTGTCTCTCAGAAAATTCCCGTCAGTGATATTTCCGGGAAGATTGTGGCTCTGGCGGGAATCTCGCGGGATCTCGCGACGCCTGCCGATCAGGGACAATCTTTGAATCCGATGGCTGAGGCACTCGACGCGCTGACGAATGATTTTGCTGAGCCGCTGCGCGTGATGGAACTGGCGGCTAAATCGGGTTTATCGGTCAGTCAGTTTGAGCGAAAAATTCGAGAAATGTCGGGCTTATCACCAAGGCAATTGCTGACAAAAGCGCGCATTGAGGCAGCCGCTATTGCCTTGAGGCAATCGGCGATTCCTTTGCGAGACCTGGCGATCGAGTGCGGCTTCTACGATCAGGCGTCGTTTAGCCGACAGTTTCGCGAAGCCACGGGAACTTCACCCGGTGAGTATCGCAAAGCCTTTCAGCGAGAAGGCCAGGCTCAGGGTGAAAAGAGACTATGA
- a CDS encoding bifunctional proline dehydrogenase/L-glutamate gamma-semialdehyde dehydrogenase, with translation MKTLTPPDFSVNLIDSASFMESVTQRAEQLLVKSRLAQTSAEKKAAQNVAGMMNDRAGKSLTLAMVDEVFRSHQPARQAQRWQSALDRFGIPGYLPWIDRCLMQMGSLASRIAPGIVMPLVTSRLQSESSNVILDATPSELKRHFATRQSEGFRCNLNHLGEAILGEEEAQHRLKLILGYLANPLVDYVSVKITAIFSQVNIVAWKETRSEICERLRTIFRAALPQGKFVNLDMEEYRDLAITIEAFQTVLDEPEFRQLSAGIVLQAYLPDSFTAQKSLTAWARKRVESGGKDIKVRLVKGANLAMEQVEAELHGWNQAPYPTKADTDANFRRMLEYGCQPEHAEYVRLGVASHNLFDIALALELRERLGTADRVELEMLEGMANHQARVVRDEAYGLLLYSPVVQKADFFSAMSYLVRRLDENTAPENFLRAAFSLEPDSPTWHEQKQRFADGWNHRTTVSALSRRIEPRHDPQTMSTFENEPDSDWTQPNVREQLNQAIANWSNPALPPIAELDLVLDQAVVAQPAWESRAIEERREILKSASKVMRQDRFRTIACMQREAKKAIWEADAEISEAIDFARYYAMEFETPASLKAQALGVVVVTPPWNFPYAIPAGGVLAALMAGCSVILKPAPETAATAYLLASQLWEAGVPRDVLQFFPCEDGETGKALITDSRVAAVVLTGGWETAQMFRNWRPTLRLYAETSGKNAMVITAQADRELAIKDLVKSAFGHSGQKCSAASLAIVDQEIYHDPAFRRQLRDAASSLFVGPATDRRSIVTPLIRPASPALHRALTILEPGEEWLLEPVQSPQDPCLWSPGIKLGVKPGSWFHLTECFGPVLGIMCSTTLDEAIKWQNATSFGLTAGLHTLDKEEQVYWKDRVQAGNVYINRSTTGAIVRRQPFGGWKRSSIGPGAKAGGPNYSHLFTRLTDRNSFVSPVEIGHSYQKAWNQQFSLSHDPSKLHCERNEFRYCPSRGVILRVGICDEIAASQAIERAQLVARITGVRLIISDSKIESEVDFLTSLAVLAGQAEFLRIVGAVSEAVFKAAADLDLNWIDAPLTAHGPTELRYWLREQSVSQTRHRYGLITD, from the coding sequence ATGAAAACACTCACCCCCCCTGACTTTTCCGTCAATCTGATTGATTCTGCTTCCTTCATGGAGAGCGTGACTCAGCGTGCCGAGCAACTGCTGGTCAAATCCCGCCTGGCTCAAACCTCGGCCGAGAAGAAAGCCGCTCAAAATGTGGCCGGCATGATGAACGACCGTGCCGGGAAGTCGCTGACGCTGGCGATGGTTGACGAAGTCTTTCGCAGCCATCAACCAGCCCGACAGGCCCAGAGGTGGCAATCGGCATTAGACAGGTTTGGTATTCCCGGATATCTCCCCTGGATTGATCGCTGCCTTATGCAAATGGGCTCTCTAGCAAGTCGAATTGCCCCGGGGATCGTCATGCCTTTAGTGACGAGTCGACTGCAAAGCGAAAGCTCGAATGTCATTCTCGATGCCACACCGAGTGAACTCAAAAGGCACTTTGCCACACGCCAGAGCGAGGGCTTTCGCTGCAACCTGAATCATCTGGGAGAGGCAATTCTCGGTGAGGAAGAAGCGCAACACCGCCTAAAGCTCATTCTTGGGTATCTGGCCAATCCACTTGTCGACTACGTATCGGTCAAGATCACTGCGATTTTCAGCCAGGTGAATATCGTTGCCTGGAAAGAAACCCGAAGCGAGATCTGCGAACGACTGAGAACAATCTTCAGAGCAGCACTTCCACAAGGAAAATTCGTCAATCTCGATATGGAAGAGTATCGAGATCTGGCCATTACCATTGAAGCGTTTCAGACCGTGCTCGATGAGCCTGAGTTTCGTCAGCTATCAGCCGGCATTGTGCTTCAGGCGTATCTGCCGGATTCATTCACAGCCCAGAAGAGCTTGACGGCATGGGCCAGAAAGCGAGTTGAATCTGGTGGCAAAGATATCAAAGTCCGCCTTGTGAAAGGGGCGAATCTGGCCATGGAACAGGTCGAAGCCGAACTTCACGGCTGGAATCAGGCGCCCTATCCCACCAAAGCCGATACAGATGCCAACTTCCGCCGCATGCTCGAATATGGTTGCCAGCCCGAACATGCCGAGTATGTTCGTTTAGGAGTCGCTTCCCACAATCTGTTCGATATTGCACTCGCGCTGGAACTGCGCGAACGCCTGGGGACAGCCGATCGTGTCGAACTTGAAATGCTGGAAGGGATGGCCAACCATCAGGCGCGGGTGGTACGTGATGAAGCCTATGGTTTGTTGCTGTACTCACCCGTGGTGCAGAAGGCTGATTTTTTCAGTGCCATGTCGTATCTTGTGCGCCGCCTTGATGAGAACACGGCACCCGAAAACTTCTTGCGAGCGGCCTTTTCTCTCGAACCAGATTCACCCACCTGGCATGAGCAGAAACAACGATTTGCAGATGGCTGGAACCATCGAACAACCGTGAGTGCTCTCTCTCGGCGAATCGAGCCACGCCACGATCCGCAGACGATGTCGACCTTTGAAAACGAGCCAGACAGCGACTGGACTCAGCCCAATGTTCGCGAACAACTCAATCAGGCGATTGCCAACTGGTCAAACCCGGCCTTACCGCCAATTGCCGAACTTGATCTCGTGCTCGATCAGGCAGTTGTTGCACAGCCTGCATGGGAATCGAGAGCGATCGAAGAACGCCGGGAAATCCTCAAATCAGCCTCAAAAGTCATGCGACAGGATCGTTTCCGAACGATTGCCTGCATGCAGCGGGAAGCCAAAAAGGCGATCTGGGAAGCTGATGCCGAAATTTCTGAGGCCATCGATTTCGCTCGTTACTATGCGATGGAATTCGAAACTCCAGCCTCGTTGAAGGCTCAAGCACTCGGAGTTGTGGTTGTCACTCCGCCATGGAATTTTCCTTACGCAATACCGGCTGGAGGGGTTCTCGCAGCACTCATGGCTGGTTGCAGTGTCATCCTCAAACCAGCTCCGGAAACCGCGGCCACGGCATACCTGCTGGCAAGTCAACTCTGGGAAGCTGGCGTCCCCAGGGATGTCCTGCAGTTTTTCCCCTGCGAAGATGGTGAGACTGGAAAAGCTCTGATCACAGACTCTCGTGTCGCTGCAGTGGTGCTGACTGGCGGATGGGAAACCGCGCAGATGTTCCGCAACTGGCGGCCAACGCTGCGTTTATACGCCGAAACGAGTGGCAAGAACGCCATGGTCATCACTGCTCAGGCAGACCGTGAACTGGCGATTAAAGATCTTGTGAAGTCCGCGTTCGGACATTCAGGACAAAAATGCAGTGCAGCCAGCCTCGCGATTGTCGATCAGGAGATTTATCACGATCCAGCTTTTCGCAGACAACTGCGCGATGCTGCATCCAGCCTGTTCGTAGGCCCAGCGACTGATCGACGCAGTATTGTCACACCGCTGATTCGCCCGGCCAGCCCCGCATTACATCGAGCCTTAACGATTCTCGAACCCGGAGAAGAATGGCTGCTGGAACCCGTTCAAAGCCCCCAAGATCCTTGCCTGTGGTCTCCGGGGATCAAACTCGGCGTGAAACCTGGCTCATGGTTCCATCTCACCGAATGTTTCGGCCCGGTCCTGGGAATCATGTGCTCGACCACTCTTGATGAAGCGATCAAGTGGCAAAATGCGACTTCCTTCGGTTTGACGGCCGGCCTGCATACTCTCGACAAAGAAGAGCAGGTCTACTGGAAAGATCGCGTGCAGGCTGGAAACGTCTACATCAACCGCTCCACAACGGGAGCCATTGTTCGTCGGCAGCCTTTTGGTGGTTGGAAGCGATCAAGTATAGGCCCCGGTGCGAAAGCTGGTGGCCCGAATTACTCCCATCTCTTCACACGATTGACCGACAGGAACAGCTTCGTTTCACCAGTTGAGATTGGGCATAGCTACCAAAAAGCCTGGAATCAGCAGTTCAGCCTCAGTCATGATCCATCGAAATTGCACTGCGAGCGAAATGAATTTCGTTATTGTCCATCTCGAGGTGTCATCCTGCGAGTTGGTATCTGTGACGAAATCGCGGCCTCTCAAGCGATTGAGCGTGCTCAACTGGTTGCGCGGATCACTGGCGTCCGGCTGATCATCAGTGATTCGAAGATAGAATCGGAAGTCGATTTTCTCACTAGTCTTGCAGTCCTTGCTGGTCAGGCCGAGTTTCTGAGAATTGTCGGAGCTGTCTCTGAAGCAGTCTTTAAAGCTGCGGCAGATCTTGATCTCAACTGGATCGATGCGCCATTAACAGCTCATGGTCCAACAGAACTTCGATACTGGTTGCGAGAACAGAGTGTTTCCCAGACACGACATCGTTACGGATTAATCACCGATTGA